The following are encoded together in the Phaseolus vulgaris cultivar G19833 chromosome 9, P. vulgaris v2.0, whole genome shotgun sequence genome:
- the LOC137822531 gene encoding cyclin-D5-1-like isoform X2: MDDLSSSLLCQESDAYLEEGGDELEYQLVGSRHDCGVSEDEYVGILVEREIVLGFRTDETLVFGDWMKRARMEAINWILKSEKCWAIQLLSIACLSLAAKMEECNVPALSEFKLDDYSFEGKVIQKMELLVLSTLEWKMGIITPFDFLSCFITKLCKESPPSPTFSKTMQLIFTTMKEVNLMDQKPSVIAAAATLVAMDQKLTMDAVELKMSSIPQHWLLEPKDVFEYYNLIQRLHEEDTKRDTHTPIDVTDSSRVTSSAAMAKRRRLTFNDDEGSSHGKGQG; encoded by the exons ATGGATGATCTTTCGTCCAGCCTTCTATGCCAAGAAAGCGATGCGTATTTGGAAGAAGGAGGTGATGAATTAGAATACCAATTGGTTGGATCACGGCATGATTGTGGGGTTTCGGAGGATGAGTATGTGGGGATTTTGGTTGAGAGAGAGATCGTTCTTGGGTTCAGAACGGACGAAACTTTGGTGTTTGGGGACTGGATGAAGCGTGCACGCATGGAAGCAATCAATTGGATTCTCAAA AGTGAAAAGTGTTGGgcaattcagttgctttcaaTTGCATGTCTCTCTCTGGCTGCAAAGATGGAGGAGTGCAATGTGCCAGCGCTATCAGAGTTCAAATTGGATGACTATTCCTTTGAGGGAAAAGTGAttcagaaaatggagctcttgGTGCTCAGCACATTGGAGTGGAAAATGGGTATCATCACTCCCTTTGATTTTCTTTCCTGTTTCATCACAAAGTTATGCAAAGAATCCCCACCAAGTCCTACTTTTTCCAAGACCATGCAACTCATCTTTACCACAATGAAAG AGGTCAATTTAATGGATCAAAAACCATCAGTTATTGCAGCGGCTGCTACATTGGTGGCAATGGATCAAAAATTGACGATGGACGCGGTGGAGTTGAAGATGAGTTCAATTCCACAACATTGGCTTCTAGAACCT AAAGATGTATTCGAGTACTACAATCTAATTCAAAGATTACATGAGGAGGATACCAAAAGAGACACGCACACGCCAATTGACGTGACTGACAGCTCTAGAGT
- the LOC137822531 gene encoding cyclin-D5-1-like isoform X1: MDDLSSSLLCQESDAYLEEGGDELEYQLVGSRHDCGVSEDEYVGILVEREIVLGFRTDETLVFGDWMKRARMEAINWILKTRATLGFCFETAYLSVTYFDRFLSRRSIDSEKCWAIQLLSIACLSLAAKMEECNVPALSEFKLDDYSFEGKVIQKMELLVLSTLEWKMGIITPFDFLSCFITKLCKESPPSPTFSKTMQLIFTTMKEVNLMDQKPSVIAAAATLVAMDQKLTMDAVELKMSSIPQHWLLEPKDVFEYYNLIQRLHEEDTKRDTHTPIDVTDSSRVTSSAAMAKRRRLTFNDDEGSSHGKGQG, from the exons ATGGATGATCTTTCGTCCAGCCTTCTATGCCAAGAAAGCGATGCGTATTTGGAAGAAGGAGGTGATGAATTAGAATACCAATTGGTTGGATCACGGCATGATTGTGGGGTTTCGGAGGATGAGTATGTGGGGATTTTGGTTGAGAGAGAGATCGTTCTTGGGTTCAGAACGGACGAAACTTTGGTGTTTGGGGACTGGATGAAGCGTGCACGCATGGAAGCAATCAATTGGATTCTCAAA ACAAGAGCAACATTGGGTTTTTGCTTCGAAACGGCTTATTTGTCAGTCACATACTTCGATCGATTTCTTTCTAGACGGTCCATTGAT AGTGAAAAGTGTTGGgcaattcagttgctttcaaTTGCATGTCTCTCTCTGGCTGCAAAGATGGAGGAGTGCAATGTGCCAGCGCTATCAGAGTTCAAATTGGATGACTATTCCTTTGAGGGAAAAGTGAttcagaaaatggagctcttgGTGCTCAGCACATTGGAGTGGAAAATGGGTATCATCACTCCCTTTGATTTTCTTTCCTGTTTCATCACAAAGTTATGCAAAGAATCCCCACCAAGTCCTACTTTTTCCAAGACCATGCAACTCATCTTTACCACAATGAAAG AGGTCAATTTAATGGATCAAAAACCATCAGTTATTGCAGCGGCTGCTACATTGGTGGCAATGGATCAAAAATTGACGATGGACGCGGTGGAGTTGAAGATGAGTTCAATTCCACAACATTGGCTTCTAGAACCT AAAGATGTATTCGAGTACTACAATCTAATTCAAAGATTACATGAGGAGGATACCAAAAGAGACACGCACACGCCAATTGACGTGACTGACAGCTCTAGAGT